A region of Chitinophaga horti DNA encodes the following proteins:
- a CDS encoding RagB/SusD family nutrient uptake outer membrane protein — translation MKKIHIVLACVFSCIMLTGCGKDFLEEKPSSEIVQPRTLDEFQKLLDNNSAINATSGLGILGGDEYEFSNNDTWKAAPTVSRNSYIWAADLFEGENSDNWNLPYTAIFYANNVLAGLQTIVTTPQSELNWKYTNGWALFVRAYAYFDLVSNFSKSYSKSTAASDLGIPLRVKPSIDEVLPRSSVEQTYSQIINDLNAAIPSLNVEVAATKTRPSKYAAYALLAKVYLTMEHYKLAELYADSCLQLNNRLLNYNSLSKTSNAPFALNHGEQIYHSQAVGNGTYSTSSNNANIKVSPELIALYGPNDLRLNIFFLRQSDGTYDFKRGYGGPGLVPFTGLAMDEVYLIKAESAARNGNISTAMSYLNQLLINRWNPGATNPAAPYIDMSAQTRDEALNMILLERRKELVWRGARWQDVKRLNSAGGIMSLKRIIDGKTYILDANDPKFVFPIPDNEIVLSKINQNIR, via the coding sequence ATGAAAAAGATACATATAGTTTTAGCCTGCGTTTTTAGCTGTATTATGCTCACGGGATGTGGGAAGGACTTTTTGGAGGAAAAACCAAGTTCTGAAATTGTACAACCCAGAACTTTGGACGAATTTCAGAAATTGCTGGATAATAATTCGGCAATCAATGCTACTTCGGGATTAGGTATTCTTGGAGGCGATGAGTACGAGTTTTCAAATAATGATACTTGGAAAGCCGCTCCAACTGTTTCAAGAAACTCCTACATTTGGGCAGCTGATCTGTTCGAAGGGGAAAACTCAGATAATTGGAACCTCCCATACACCGCTATATTTTATGCGAACAATGTACTGGCCGGTCTTCAAACAATCGTCACAACTCCTCAGAGTGAATTGAACTGGAAGTATACCAACGGATGGGCGCTATTTGTTCGAGCTTATGCCTATTTTGATCTCGTGTCGAACTTCTCTAAATCCTATTCAAAATCAACAGCAGCTTCGGATTTGGGTATTCCTTTGCGCGTTAAGCCGTCGATAGACGAAGTGCTTCCACGATCATCGGTTGAACAAACTTATAGTCAAATCATAAATGATTTGAATGCGGCAATCCCGTCGCTGAACGTCGAAGTAGCAGCAACTAAAACACGACCTTCGAAGTACGCTGCATACGCGTTATTGGCGAAAGTTTATTTAACAATGGAGCATTATAAACTTGCAGAGCTATACGCAGATAGTTGTTTGCAACTAAATAACAGGTTGCTCAACTACAACAGTCTTTCAAAGACCTCTAATGCTCCGTTTGCTTTAAATCATGGCGAGCAGATCTATCATAGCCAGGCGGTTGGAAACGGGACGTATTCTACTTCCAGTAACAATGCGAACATTAAAGTCAGTCCAGAATTAATCGCATTATATGGTCCCAATGATCTTCGGTTGAACATATTTTTCTTACGACAAAGTGATGGAACCTATGATTTCAAAAGGGGGTATGGCGGACCAGGGCTAGTACCCTTCACTGGATTAGCGATGGATGAAGTATATCTTATAAAAGCCGAAAGCGCGGCACGAAACGGAAATATTTCCACCGCAATGTCTTATTTGAACCAGCTGCTCATTAACCGCTGGAATCCTGGTGCAACAAATCCAGCAGCCCCGTATATTGACATGTCAGCTCAGACGAGAGATGAAGCTTTGAATATGATTCTTTTGGAGAGGCGAAAGGAACTTGTCTGGCGAGGAGCGAGGTGGCAGGATGTAAAGCGTTTAAATAGCGCAGGAGGGATCATGTCACTCAAAAGAATTATTGATGGAAAGACTTATATACTCGATGCTAACGATCCTAAGTTTGTTTTTCCAATTCCAGACAACGAAATCGTTTTAAGTAAGATCAACCAAAATATCCGGTAG
- a CDS encoding SusC/RagA family TonB-linked outer membrane protein, which yields MRLQVFSLLMFMICIHAFGNANAQRITLKANNVTLEKLFEDIERQTGYVFSYKSDIGRSFRTSVNLVDVTIQTALSNGLKGLPLTYQVNDKYVVISEYKAAKPLAPVMLDTSPIKIRGKVEDLDGKPVDGASVRVIGTKIGTYTNAQGIYELNIPSKNVKISISSVGYETYILDASNTTTYNAIIKPSVIEIKGVEISTGYQNLSPERATGSVTLVDNKLLNRTVSADILSRLNGVTNGLLVSNQTGNSLGISVRGRSTIFSSTKPLIVVDNFPFEGDLNTINPDMIESVTVLKDAGAAAIWGVRAGNGVIVITTKKGKLNLKPTVSIKSDLTIAGKPDLWYEPQLSSSEFIDVETYLFNNGAYTSTIDNEYGALSPVVSILQRIKTEPSYKDQGMREIDRLRAVDYRDDQSDYYYRKSVREHYIFDITGGGANQSYYFSAGYDRNRPNLVAQSDERITLKANSSHYLLSKKITINPDITFSKSNFTNNDLNSRIGNLPYEELTNSDGGHRSIVIAGGLRSSYTDTAGRGRLLDWNYRPLDDFTNKYAQSNATLVDYRINVGANYQIIKSLNLSANYQYYNASRTAQDSYSENSFYVRNLINSYTSIGGSAIVRPVPLGGIVVPSSSLRESNYGRVQLNFNEEFDRIHMINFLAGYEARDDSYKEVRTNTLYGYNFSTETNVPVDYVTLFPNYYNGAVAQIPSGNRQYKTTDKYISYYANGLYTYDRRYTISGSFRKDESNLFGVKANQKGVPLWSIGLSWSVLNEKFVSLPWLNLLKLRATYGYNGNINNSVSAYLTAAPSLINPYTNTLYYNIINPPNDFLRWERVKNKNVGLNFSTKNDVISGSIEFFAKDGTDLIGTSPIAPQTGVSQFIGNTADTRTRGIDVQLTSLNIDRAIRWSTTFIFNQVKDEITDYKVETGTNNTVVTSTLGSLTPLKGYPINALFGYRWAGLDGTGSPQGYLANAIVKDYTAIRNSSNRSDLNFVGSGTPITFGSLRNTFSFKGLEVSVNLIYKMNYYFRRNSLNNGSIYGSTIVFKQPDYENRWQKPGDELTTNVPALIYPNNIGRTNFYTYSDHLIERGDHVRIQDIQANYTISKNQFPKLLVRDINVYGYVSNVGVIWRKSNDILDPEVQTGYPMPTTFAVGFKATF from the coding sequence ATGCGATTACAGGTATTCTCTTTACTTATGTTTATGATCTGCATCCATGCATTTGGAAATGCAAACGCCCAGCGGATCACGCTGAAGGCCAATAATGTTACCCTGGAAAAATTGTTTGAAGATATCGAGCGACAGACCGGATATGTCTTTAGTTACAAAAGCGATATTGGAAGGAGCTTCAGAACGAGCGTCAATTTAGTTGATGTAACCATACAAACCGCCTTATCCAACGGCCTGAAAGGATTACCACTGACTTATCAGGTAAATGATAAGTATGTCGTGATCAGCGAATATAAAGCAGCTAAACCACTTGCACCCGTGATGCTGGATACCTCACCTATAAAGATCAGGGGAAAAGTAGAAGACCTCGACGGTAAGCCAGTGGATGGTGCGTCCGTACGTGTCATTGGTACGAAGATTGGGACTTATACGAACGCCCAGGGTATCTATGAATTGAACATCCCATCAAAAAATGTTAAAATCTCGATTTCTTCAGTAGGTTATGAAACCTATATTCTCGATGCATCCAATACCACCACTTACAATGCCATCATCAAGCCATCTGTCATAGAAATTAAAGGCGTCGAAATTTCAACGGGTTACCAGAATTTGTCCCCAGAACGAGCTACGGGGTCCGTAACGTTGGTTGATAATAAATTACTGAATAGGACTGTATCCGCAGATATTTTATCGCGCTTAAATGGCGTGACAAATGGCCTGCTTGTCAGCAATCAAACAGGTAACAGTTTAGGCATCAGCGTTCGCGGAAGGAGTACAATTTTTTCAAGTACGAAGCCGTTGATCGTCGTAGATAATTTCCCCTTCGAAGGTGATTTAAATACGATCAATCCCGATATGATTGAAAGTGTTACTGTACTAAAAGATGCTGGCGCCGCAGCCATCTGGGGTGTTAGAGCCGGCAATGGCGTGATCGTCATAACAACCAAAAAGGGGAAACTAAACTTGAAACCAACGGTTTCCATAAAGAGCGATCTGACAATCGCAGGAAAGCCAGACCTGTGGTACGAACCACAATTGTCGTCCAGCGAATTTATAGATGTTGAAACATACCTCTTCAACAACGGTGCTTACACTAGTACGATCGACAATGAGTACGGAGCTCTTTCTCCAGTCGTTTCAATTTTGCAGAGGATTAAAACAGAACCTTCTTATAAAGATCAAGGGATGCGTGAAATTGATCGTCTTAGAGCAGTCGATTACCGGGATGACCAGTCAGATTATTATTATCGAAAGTCAGTGAGGGAACATTACATTTTCGACATTACCGGGGGAGGCGCCAATCAATCTTATTACTTCTCTGCGGGCTATGATCGTAACAGGCCTAATCTTGTTGCTCAGTCAGACGAAAGAATCACCCTTAAGGCTAACAGTAGTCATTATTTGCTCAGCAAAAAAATAACTATTAATCCTGACATAACATTTTCAAAGTCAAATTTTACAAACAACGATTTAAACAGCCGAATTGGCAACTTACCCTATGAAGAACTCACTAATTCTGACGGTGGGCATCGGTCCATTGTAATTGCAGGTGGTTTGAGATCTTCGTATACCGATACAGCCGGAAGAGGGCGGCTTCTGGATTGGAACTATCGGCCGCTGGATGATTTTACAAATAAATATGCTCAGTCAAACGCCACTTTAGTTGACTATCGTATAAATGTCGGTGCAAATTACCAGATCATAAAGTCGTTAAACCTGAGTGCAAACTATCAATATTATAATGCTAGCCGTACCGCTCAGGATAGTTATAGCGAAAATTCTTTTTACGTAAGGAACCTCATAAATTCATACACTTCAATAGGAGGGAGTGCTATAGTTCGTCCTGTGCCTTTAGGTGGTATTGTTGTACCGTCATCTTCATTACGTGAATCAAATTATGGGAGGGTTCAATTGAATTTCAATGAGGAGTTTGATCGCATCCATATGATTAATTTTCTTGCCGGATATGAAGCAAGGGATGATTCTTATAAAGAAGTTAGGACGAATACTCTGTATGGATACAATTTCTCGACTGAGACGAATGTGCCAGTTGACTACGTAACTTTATTTCCGAATTACTACAATGGAGCAGTAGCTCAAATTCCTTCCGGAAATAGGCAGTACAAGACCACGGACAAATACATATCTTATTATGCCAACGGATTGTACACTTATGACCGCCGGTATACAATATCTGGAAGCTTCAGAAAAGACGAGTCGAACCTTTTTGGCGTTAAGGCGAACCAAAAAGGGGTGCCGCTTTGGTCAATTGGTCTGTCCTGGAGTGTACTAAATGAAAAATTCGTGAGTCTGCCGTGGTTAAATTTATTAAAGTTAAGGGCAACCTACGGCTATAATGGAAACATCAATAATTCCGTTTCGGCATATTTGACGGCTGCTCCCTCCCTTATTAACCCTTATACCAATACATTGTATTACAACATTATTAATCCTCCTAATGATTTTTTGCGGTGGGAGAGAGTGAAAAATAAAAATGTGGGTTTAAACTTCTCTACAAAGAATGACGTTATTTCCGGAAGCATTGAGTTTTTCGCCAAGGATGGCACTGATTTGATAGGTACCAGTCCTATTGCCCCGCAGACTGGCGTGTCTCAATTTATAGGTAATACAGCTGACACAAGAACTCGCGGCATTGATGTTCAATTGACATCTTTAAATATAGATCGCGCAATAAGGTGGTCAACTACTTTCATTTTCAATCAAGTTAAAGATGAAATCACCGATTATAAAGTAGAAACGGGTACAAATAATACCGTTGTTACAAGCACGCTCGGTTCATTAACACCACTTAAGGGATATCCAATTAATGCCCTTTTCGGCTACCGCTGGGCGGGCTTGGATGGGACCGGAAGTCCACAAGGGTATCTTGCCAATGCAATCGTCAAGGATTATACAGCGATTCGGAACTCGAGTAATCGCTCTGATTTGAATTTCGTTGGTTCAGGAACTCCCATAACATTCGGGAGCTTAAGAAATACCTTTTCTTTTAAGGGATTGGAGGTATCGGTGAACTTGATCTATAAAATGAATTATTATTTTCGTCGTAACTCTTTAAATAATGGTTCTATCTATGGCTCTACAATCGTGTTCAAGCAACCCGACTATGAAAACAGATGGCAAAAGCCTGGAGATGAATTGACGACGAATGTACCTGCATTAATTTATCCAAATAATATCGGAAGAACTAACTTTTACACCTATTCAGATCATTTGATTGAACGTGGCGACCATGTCCGTATACAAGACATACAAGCTAACTATACTATCTCTAAGAATCAATTTCCTAAGCTTCTTGTTCGAGATATTAATGTTTACGGATATGTAAGCAACGTAGGAGTTATTTGGAGGAAGAGCAATGATATTTTAGATCCTGAAGTGCAGACCGGATATCCAATGCCAACTACGTTTGCAGTCGGTTTCAAAGCAACATTTTAA
- a CDS encoding FecR family protein gives MDKEIRKLLELYARGECTPDQVEFVEMTLFGPDGNPKAQTEGEAYAETEVWTVLNAAIRKQTMLRRVRRIAYYSSAAAVLVFAVFVFKSNHRISPTEPIIITNVAPGKNQAFLVLSNGKKVYLDTTNGSKIATEAGVKIYKDSSGTLVYDMADVESASANTRTINTVETPRGGSYQVTLSDGTKVWLNAASSISFPVKFNSGIREVTTTGECYFEVTRMSHKPFIVKSAGQVIEVLGTKFNVNAYSDEPGIKTVLLEGSVRIGNGRAKQLLKPGQQAFLSAEEFTIGEAPTHSASWRKGIIRFKDAQLKEILREAGRWYDLDVVYSGSISSRQITFAIPRSVPLTQFLKALGDLDIDFKLTEKNNGEKTLTVIGYQ, from the coding sequence ATGGATAAAGAGATAAGAAAATTACTGGAACTATACGCTCGGGGTGAATGCACTCCCGATCAAGTCGAGTTTGTCGAAATGACCTTGTTTGGCCCTGATGGAAATCCCAAAGCTCAAACCGAAGGTGAAGCGTATGCCGAAACGGAAGTGTGGACAGTTCTAAATGCGGCGATTCGGAAGCAAACGATGTTAAGACGCGTTCGCCGCATTGCGTACTATTCATCGGCTGCTGCAGTTTTAGTTTTTGCAGTATTTGTCTTTAAATCCAACCATCGAATTTCACCTACAGAACCAATCATTATCACAAATGTTGCTCCTGGAAAAAACCAGGCTTTTCTCGTTTTATCGAATGGGAAAAAGGTATACTTGGATACGACTAACGGAAGCAAAATTGCCACCGAAGCCGGTGTTAAAATCTACAAGGATTCATCAGGTACGCTTGTTTACGATATGGCTGATGTTGAGTCTGCCAGTGCCAATACGCGCACTATAAACACCGTGGAAACGCCGCGGGGAGGAAGCTATCAAGTCACATTATCTGATGGCACTAAAGTGTGGCTGAATGCTGCATCATCTATCTCATTCCCTGTAAAATTCAATTCAGGGATACGAGAAGTTACTACCACCGGAGAATGTTATTTTGAAGTGACCCGGATGTCGCATAAACCTTTTATTGTAAAATCAGCTGGCCAGGTGATCGAAGTGCTTGGCACTAAGTTCAATGTTAATGCTTATTCCGATGAACCTGGTATAAAGACCGTGCTATTGGAAGGGAGCGTAAGAATTGGGAATGGCCGTGCGAAGCAATTGCTAAAACCTGGACAGCAGGCCTTTCTATCTGCCGAAGAGTTTACCATCGGCGAAGCTCCGACCCATTCCGCCTCCTGGAGGAAGGGCATCATCAGATTCAAAGATGCTCAGCTAAAGGAGATATTGAGAGAAGCCGGGCGTTGGTACGATCTGGACGTAGTTTATAGTGGAAGCATCAGTAGCAGGCAGATCACGTTTGCGATCCCCCGCTCGGTACCATTGACTCAATTTTTGAAAGCATTAGGTGACTTAGATATAGATTTTAAGCTTACCGAAAAAAATAATGGAGAAAAGACTTTAACAGTTATCGGCTATCAGTAA
- a CDS encoding RNA polymerase sigma factor, whose amino-acid sequence MSSIDKLTDSQLFQLLKENADQQAYAELYNRHNVLLYRRALRLTSDEEHARDLTQDVYMHLWEKRKTIDIHDGKLLAYLYRLIFHKSTRITLKTSNDHNYFDHLKATFSEGHNDTENRILLQELEESIASALQKMKPKVRDVFIQSRFEDKSHSVISQENNIPYNTVRDNIRKALQRLKIMGVGLRCFF is encoded by the coding sequence ATGAGTTCAATTGATAAACTTACTGATTCGCAATTATTTCAGCTTTTGAAAGAAAATGCTGATCAGCAGGCTTATGCCGAATTGTATAATCGCCACAACGTGCTTTTATATCGACGTGCATTGAGACTTACCAGTGATGAAGAGCATGCTAGGGATTTGACTCAGGACGTATACATGCACTTATGGGAAAAGCGGAAGACCATCGATATACATGATGGTAAGTTGTTGGCTTATCTGTACAGGTTGATATTTCATAAATCGACACGGATCACATTAAAGACGAGCAATGATCATAATTATTTTGATCATCTGAAAGCCACATTTTCTGAAGGACATAATGATACGGAGAATAGGATATTACTTCAGGAGCTGGAGGAATCAATTGCGAGTGCGCTTCAGAAAATGAAACCTAAAGTTAGGGACGTTTTTATTCAAAGCCGTTTTGAAGACAAGTCCCATTCGGTTATTAGTCAAGAAAACAATATACCCTACAATACCGTGAGAGATAATATAAGAAAAGCACTTCAACGTTTAAAAATAATGGGAGTAGGATTACGTTGCTTTTTCTAA
- a CDS encoding SH3 domain-containing protein, translating into MKSILLLVSWIFLFKVDGARAVDECCGKCTGSAYCTACRNCSRCAHCNSGGSCGVCSNDLPTYKPSRSVRYPSSSPSSTIKPSRPSSLKLTTVQYYVNTSLLNVRSGPGTSFPVITKVSVSTNVKIENEFNNGWCEISFINTNYLQVKGYVVKKYLAYYTKAID; encoded by the coding sequence ATGAAATCCATATTGCTATTAGTTTCCTGGATATTTTTATTTAAGGTTGATGGTGCTCGCGCTGTTGACGAATGTTGCGGCAAATGCACCGGCTCCGCTTATTGCACAGCCTGCAGAAATTGCAGCCGATGCGCGCATTGTAACAGTGGCGGCAGTTGCGGCGTTTGCAGTAACGATCTGCCTACCTACAAACCGTCGCGCAGCGTCCGCTATCCATCCTCATCACCATCTTCTACCATTAAACCCTCACGCCCCTCGTCATTAAAATTAACTACCGTACAATATTATGTAAACACTTCCCTGTTAAACGTCCGATCCGGCCCGGGAACCAGCTTTCCAGTTATTACCAAGGTTTCAGTAAGTACAAACGTTAAAATAGAAAATGAGTTTAACAACGGATGGTGCGAAATATCATTTATAAACACAAACTACCTACAGGTAAAAGGCTACGTAGTGAAAAAGTACCTGGCTTATTATACCAAGGCGATTGATTAA
- a CDS encoding KAP family NTPase, whose translation MIDDPLYFQVITEYPVPAFQKHIDDERNQHIFFSGKYGSGKSTFLEDFFRQRTDKYNVFKVSPINYSISTNEDIIRYIKYDLLLCLLEIGALDDSGRKTPTFTETSIKFAKREFKPFVKQLVKMIPEVGKSLVDAYEYIEDFDKRFYSLYDELSISKFEKLESFMGDVESAGRLYENDIITTMINSLTGKQNPDAEQRSVLIIDDLDRLDPDHTFRILNVFASQLHSKRIDRGTQLLFDKVIVVADIENIRNMYEHRYGSKTDFTGFIDKFYSSDVFHFDNGPAFKKEVLKLLDTFTVPGSDRGLNRLYLSDPLIVDIIVFLVEKRQLTLRALKNVAGKQIDYHNEDVDMGFENVVKAIHLPLVAKLKFLVTVIGGAFELERHIDKFKYNKVKFSNMLIGDLMYLLHFERKFAGQEKVTLQIGTDKYVLQSSVDGGGRDNLYSYSTVKQPTQPGEDPQNFTGSPSEYWEKFGEVFSMLRQHGYIK comes from the coding sequence ATGATCGACGATCCTTTATATTTTCAAGTCATCACCGAATATCCCGTACCTGCATTCCAGAAGCATATCGATGATGAACGGAATCAACATATATTCTTTTCAGGAAAATACGGCTCGGGGAAGTCAACTTTCCTGGAGGATTTTTTTCGACAGCGGACGGATAAGTATAATGTTTTCAAGGTTTCTCCTATCAACTACTCGATTTCCACGAACGAAGACATCATCCGATATATAAAGTACGACCTCCTTTTATGTTTACTCGAAATAGGCGCGCTTGATGACAGCGGCCGCAAAACACCAACATTTACAGAGACCAGTATAAAATTTGCGAAACGAGAATTTAAACCATTTGTTAAGCAATTAGTAAAAATGATACCGGAAGTTGGCAAGAGTTTGGTTGACGCATATGAATACATTGAAGATTTCGATAAAAGATTCTACTCGCTATATGACGAATTATCCATAAGTAAGTTTGAAAAGTTGGAATCGTTTATGGGTGATGTCGAAAGCGCAGGAAGATTATATGAAAATGACATCATCACAACAATGATCAATTCATTGACAGGTAAGCAGAATCCCGACGCAGAGCAAAGAAGCGTATTAATTATTGATGATCTTGACCGGCTTGACCCTGACCATACTTTTAGAATACTAAACGTTTTCGCAAGCCAACTACACTCAAAGAGAATTGACAGAGGCACTCAACTATTATTTGACAAAGTTATAGTGGTTGCAGACATTGAAAATATTCGAAATATGTATGAGCACCGCTATGGATCGAAAACAGATTTTACGGGCTTCATTGATAAATTCTACAGTTCTGATGTGTTTCATTTCGATAATGGCCCTGCGTTTAAAAAAGAAGTTCTTAAGCTATTAGACACCTTCACGGTTCCTGGTAGTGATCGCGGGTTGAACAGGCTTTATCTATCTGATCCACTAATAGTCGATATTATTGTTTTCTTAGTCGAGAAACGACAATTAACGCTAAGAGCGCTTAAGAATGTGGCCGGCAAGCAAATTGACTATCATAATGAAGATGTGGATATGGGATTTGAAAATGTAGTTAAGGCCATACATCTCCCGCTAGTAGCAAAACTGAAATTTCTTGTAACGGTTATAGGGGGAGCCTTTGAACTAGAAAGGCATATCGATAAGTTTAAATATAACAAGGTTAAGTTTTCAAATATGCTGATTGGGGACTTGATGTATCTTTTACATTTCGAAAGAAAATTTGCAGGGCAAGAAAAAGTGACTTTGCAAATAGGCACCGATAAATATGTATTGCAATCTTCAGTGGATGGGGGTGGAAGAGATAACCTCTATAGCTATTCAACAGTAAAACAGCCCACACAGCCTGGCGAAGACCCTCAGAATTTTACTGGTTCCCCATCTGAGTATTGGGAGAAATTTGGCGAGGTTTTTTCGATGTTGCGACAACATGGATATATAAAGTAA
- a CDS encoding site-specific integrase, whose amino-acid sequence MLEQSVGVLFFLKQSKRKKKGPVKYIYLRVTVDGVSKEFSTKRTWNVDRWNQNFGRAEGSKENARTLNAYLDALTSQVTRAKLDLLEQGKVLTAPLLIDFLKGNISKRKVYMLMEVYADYLEVVKSLIGEDYAVVTWQRLDRIRRCIGDFILYKYGKNDIPLSSLDFAFAKDLTTWLKAIRGLSNNTTVKYFQTFKSVVIDAVKRKWIASDPFSEFKLRKKEIDVVPLNEMELSRIQNKQFSCERLNVVRDLFIFSCYTGLAYADISRLAWEHISRMPSGDRWIIIARKKTTTLSRIPLLPTARGIIYKYGCQLHYRSRKGVLPRMSNQKLNAYLKEIADLTKITKHLTFHIARHTFATTVTLANGLSLESVSAMLGHKRLAQTQHYGKIVGGRIAEEMNLLKRKLENNPERQPVYTA is encoded by the coding sequence ATGTTAGAACAAAGTGTCGGTGTGCTGTTTTTTTTAAAGCAGTCAAAAAGGAAAAAGAAGGGCCCTGTAAAGTACATCTACTTAAGGGTTACTGTAGATGGTGTTTCGAAGGAATTTTCAACCAAGCGAACGTGGAATGTTGATCGATGGAATCAAAATTTTGGTAGGGCAGAGGGGAGCAAAGAAAATGCCCGAACCTTGAATGCGTACCTGGATGCACTTACCAGTCAAGTCACAAGAGCCAAACTTGATTTATTAGAACAGGGAAAGGTATTGACAGCACCTCTTCTTATTGATTTTCTGAAGGGCAACATTTCGAAGAGAAAAGTTTACATGTTGATGGAGGTGTATGCTGATTATCTGGAGGTCGTGAAATCCTTAATCGGTGAAGATTATGCAGTAGTGACCTGGCAGCGGCTGGATAGAATAAGAAGATGTATAGGGGATTTCATACTATACAAATACGGAAAAAATGACATCCCGCTATCCTCACTGGACTTTGCCTTTGCTAAGGACTTGACTACCTGGCTGAAGGCAATAAGAGGACTTTCGAACAATACGACAGTAAAGTATTTTCAGACGTTTAAGTCTGTAGTCATCGATGCGGTCAAGCGTAAATGGATTGCTTCTGATCCTTTTTCAGAGTTTAAGCTGCGGAAGAAGGAGATAGATGTTGTTCCACTAAACGAAATGGAACTCTCGCGTATACAGAATAAGCAGTTCTCCTGCGAACGGCTGAACGTTGTAAGGGACCTGTTCATCTTCTCGTGTTATACCGGCCTGGCTTACGCGGACATTAGCCGTTTGGCCTGGGAGCATATCTCACGCATGCCGTCCGGCGATCGTTGGATCATTATAGCGAGAAAGAAAACCACTACGCTGAGTCGGATTCCGCTGTTGCCAACGGCAAGGGGAATCATTTATAAATACGGATGCCAGTTGCATTACCGAAGTCGGAAAGGCGTTTTGCCAAGGATGAGTAACCAGAAGTTGAATGCTTACTTAAAGGAGATAGCGGACCTTACTAAAATTACAAAGCACTTGACGTTCCATATTGCCCGCCATACGTTTGCGACTACCGTAACGTTAGCGAACGGACTGAGTTTAGAAAGCGTGTCTGCGATGCTGGGTCATAAACGTTTAGCGCAAACGCAGCATTATGGTAAGATCGTGGGGGGCAGGATTGCCGAAGAGATGAATTTATTGAAAAGAAAGCTAGAGAATAATCCTGAACGGCAGCCGGTCTACACTGCATAA